One segment of Candidatus Zixiibacteriota bacterium DNA contains the following:
- a CDS encoding Rrf2 family transcriptional regulator, whose amino-acid sequence MISNRTEYAIRALWELAKSGDLCKSEDIALNQKIPPKFLAHILSDLSRAGLVKTARGYGGGITLNHSPKLITLKTIIEAVQGPIVTYGCLTSPDQCEFVKNCSLKGVWRNIQSSIEDIIQSTTLEDIISQNDSRVQRL is encoded by the coding sequence ATGATATCCAACAGAACAGAATATGCAATAAGGGCGTTGTGGGAGCTCGCGAAATCCGGAGATCTCTGCAAGTCTGAAGACATAGCACTGAATCAGAAGATCCCCCCAAAATTCCTCGCACACATACTAAGCGACCTCTCTCGGGCAGGACTCGTCAAGACCGCTAGAGGATATGGGGGTGGAATCACCCTGAATCACTCACCTAAATTAATCACACTGAAGACAATAATCGAGGCTGTGCAGGGGCCAATCGTAACATACGGCTGCCTCACCAGCCCTGATCAGTGCGAATTTGTGAAGAATTGCTCTTTGAAAGGCGTATGGAGAAACATCCAATCGTCGATCGAGGATATCATCCAATCGACGACCCTCGAGGATATCATCAGCCAGAACGACTCACGAGTTCAGCGATTGTAG